Part of the Thermotoga sp. genome, GAAGATACTGAAAGACATCTTTCACATGGAAGGGAGCACCCAAAATGAGAGAGAGCAGGAGATGTCTATTTTGTAAGTTGGTTGATAGAAAAGTTCGATTTCTTTGACTTAGAGCCTGACCAAAGTGTTCCTCTAAGTGCGGAAAATCCTGAAGTTCGCGTGGCAAAGAACAGTAGAAACTGTATCATCTATGTTCCTTTTGCCATCACCATGGTTCTCGATCTTAACCCGAAGGATATCTGGGGAATAAATCTGGAAACTCAAGACTCGTTCGTGCCTAGAGTTGAATTGAAAAATAATCAAGTAAAGCTGTTTGTTCTGAACCACAACTCTGACTCTCTGATCGTAATTGAAATTTAAGGGGGAAATCAGTATGCTGAGGCCAGAAAACAATACAAAAAGATATCTCATGAATATAACTGGTCTTTGGCATCTTGAAGTGAACGGCGGTGTCAGGCCGATAGCTGTTCCCGGGAGCTGGAACGAGCAGTATCAGGATCTGTGCTACGAAGAAGGGCCTTTCACTTACAGAACAGCCTTTTACGTGCCAGAAGAACTTTCTAAAAAGCACGTTAGGCTTTACTTTGCTGCGGTGAACACAGATTGTGAAGTATATTTAAACGAAGAGAAAGTAGGAGAAAACCACATTGGTTATCTTCCCTTCGAGATAGACGTGACGGGGAGGATAAGAGCAGGAAAGAACGAACTCAAAGTGATTGTGAAGAACGAATTGAAGGTGGGAGGCTTTCCTTCAAAGGTACCGGACACCGGCACACACACCGTAGGACTCTTCGGTAGTTTTCCACCTGCGAACTTCGATTTCTTCCCGTACGGTGGGATAATAAGGCCAGTTCTGGTGGAGTTCACGGATCATTCAAGGGTCCTGGACATCTGGGTGGACACGAGCGAGTCCGATCCGGGAAAGAAACTCGGAAGAGTACGGGTGAAGGTGGAAGTCTCAGAAGAGGCGATGGGTGAAGAGATGAAGATCAAACTCGGAGAAGTGGAAAAGAAAATCGAAGTGACAGACAGGTTCATCGAAGAAGAGTTCGTTCTTGAGGATGCAAGATTCTGGTGTCCAGAAGATCCTCATCTTTACCCTCTCAGAGTGGAACTCGAAAAAGACGAGTACACTCTGGACGTTGGAATTCGCACGATCAGCTGGGATGAAAAAAGACTTTACTTGAACGGAAAACCCATCTTTCTGAAGGGATTTGGAAAACACGAGGAGTTTCCCGTTCTGGGGCAGGGAACGTTCTATCCCATGATGGTGAAAGACTTCAACCTGATGAAGTGGATCAACGCAAATTCCTTCAGAACTTCCCACTATCCCTACAGTGAAGAATGGCTGGATCTTGCAGATCGGCTGGGAATTCTTGTGATAGACGAAGCTCCTCACGTTGGTATCACAAGGTACCACTACAATCCAGGAACCCAGAAAATCGCGGAGGACAACGTGAGAAGGATGATAGACAGAGACAAAAACCACCCCAGTGTGATCATATGGAGTGTGGCAAACGAGCCAGAATCCAATCATCCCGATGCAGAAGGTTTCTTCAAAGTTCTCTACGAGACAGCGAAAAAGATGGACAGCACACGTCCTGTCGTCATGGTGAGCATGATGGACAGACCGGACGAGAGGACAAGAGATGTGGCTCTGAAATACTTCGACATCGTCTGTGTGAACAGGTACTATGGATGGTACATCTACCAGGGAAGGATAGACGAGGGATTGAAAGCACTGGAAGAAGATGTGGAAGAACTCTACAGAAGGCACAGAAAGCCTATCTTTGTCACAGAGTTTGGAGCGGATGCGATAGCAGGTTTCCACTACGATCCACCTCAGATGTTCTCCGAAGAGTACCAGGCAGAACTTGTTGAGAAAACGATAAAGCTTCTCATGAAAAAAGATTACATTGTGGGAACGCATGTGTGGGCTTTTGCGGACTTCAAGACACCTCAAAACGTGAGAAGACCCATCCTGAACCACAAGGGTGTCTTCACGAGGGACAGGCAACCCAAACTGGTCGCTCATGTGTTGAGAAAATTGTGGGATGAGCCTGATAAAGTGCTGGAAGATTAACACACATTAAAACCTGCCAAATCAATCCATTAATTTTCTAGTGATACCATAGTTTAAAGTCCAAACCCTCTAGGGAGGACGCAGAGTTGGACCCAAAAATAAAGAGGGCGCTGAATATATCTATTGTAGAAGGAGCACTTGCAGTTCTCATCAATCAATTTTTCGGCGGGCCGTACCTGACTGGATACTTCCTCTGGATGGGTGCCTCCAGTTTTTTCATAGGACTCTTTGGATCCATTCCCTTTCTGGCAAATGCCTTTCAGATCGCCACCGTTTACTTCTCAAACAGGTTGAAAACCAGAAAACAGTTAATCGTTCCTCTGATGTGGACTGCCAGGACTTCAATTGTATTGTTTGCTCTGTTTCCTCTTATCAAACACGGACTGCTTCTGGCGTACATTCTGTACTTCTACATCCAGATCGCTGGAGCCCTTTCCGTTCCCTTGTGGCAGAGCTGGATGTCAGATCTGGTGCCCAAAAACATGATAGGAAGCTATTTTGGCTTTAGAAACCTGATTCACGGACTGGTTCAGATACCTGCCATGTTCGTTGCGGGTATAATTTTGGACTCTTTGGGTGAAAACTGGAAAGGGTTCAGCACGCTGTTTTTCATAGCCGGTGCTCTAGGACTTTTGAGTGGTTATTTCTTGAAAGTTCAGTACGAACCTGCTTACAGACCGAGAGAAACCTCCCTGGGAATAACGAAAGTGATAGGAATCTTGCTGAAAGAAGAGCATTACAGAAACTTCCTCCTGGGGTTTGCTCTCTGGCATTTCGCTGTCGGTGTTGGAACCGTCTACATAAACGTTATGCTCCTGAAAGAAGTCCAGTTCAGTTACTTTCAGATAAGCGTTCTGAATGCGGTAGGAATGTTCATAGGAACGCTTTTCCAACCTTTCTGGGGAAGATTGGGTGACAGGTACGGTTTTCAATACTTTCTCAAACTCTGTCTATGGGTCCATGCAACCGTTATTTTGCTTTGGGCACTCACCCCCAAATCCTTTCTGTACGTTTTCCTTCTTCAGGGCATCATCGGTATCTTCGTGATTGCTGGAACAAGTCAGCTCATCTTCTACATTCTCATGTACAACGTTCCTTCTTCACTCAGTGCGGAGGCGTTTTCCATATTTAACAGTCTATCCAACATCCTGTTGTTTGCAGGCTCTTTGATCTCAGGCGTCCTTGTCTCCACCCTTGAAAACCTCAGTCTTCCCTTCGAAGTATCCGCCATAAGACTCACGATGATTGCCTCCTTTTTCCTGAGAACTTTTGCAGCGTACAGGATTTCTAGGATGGACCTTGGAACACCCCAGAAAGCAACTCTGTTTCAGCTGGTCAGGGGGTCATTCTTTACGAGTGTTGTTCCATGGTTGAGGGAGAGGTTGAACACTTTGAACATTTTCAAAAGAAAGCATTGAGACATGGTAAAATACGACTGAGATCACACAACAAAGGGGGTAAGTCACATGGAAGTTTTGAAAGTATCATCGAAGTCCGATCCCAACAAAGTTGCTGGCGCCATCGCTGGTGTGGTGAGGGAACACGGAAGAGCGGAGATCCAGGCCATCGGAGCAGGCGCTGTGAACCAAGCAGTGAAAGCCATTGCCATTGCACGGGGGTACCTTGCACCGAGCGGTATCGACCTCGTGTTCGTTCCCGCCTTCACAGACGTGGAGATCGAAAACGAAAAGAGGACCGCCATCAAGTTCATAGTCTTTCCAAAGAGCTGAAAAGAGCTGAAGGGGAGCAAAAGCTCCCCTTTGATTTTTTTCGATTTTCATTCTTCGAGGATTTTCTCCGCTTCGTCCCTGTAAGATTCCATAACATATGGAATACCAGAGATTTCCGCAGCATCCTTCGTGAGTGCGATGAGGTCTTTTCTGGATAGGACAGACAACCTGAATTTTCTTGCTCCTGCCATAAGTTGTTGCAAACCCGTTTTGAACTTTTGAATGAACGTGTAAACACCTATGGCACCGAGTGGCAACTTTTTCACCTCTTCAGCTCCGAATCTGTTCTTCAGCTCTTCATAGGTAATAAAGATCTCTTCTACTGTTGTTCCGTACTTTGAGACTGTCTTGGGTAGCTCTCCCTTTTTGAGCCATTCTCCTATGTTCTTCCCCACCATTGCCGGTATCATCAAGGCCCTTCCCATACATACCGCTTTTACATACGGAGCTCCCATCATGAGCGCTTTGAGAACAGCATCTTCTGTGGAGAATCCGCCGGCTATGGCAATATCGGGTACGCGAATCCCTCTCTTACTCAGTTTTTCCGCGAATTGATACGTTAGAGCCTCGAGATAGAATGTGGGAATACCCCATTCGTTCATCATCGGCCACGGGCTCATACCTGTTCCACCAGGAGCCCCGTCCACAGTGATGAGATCCACCTTTGCCTCGGCTCCATATCTGAGAGCCATGGCAAGATCCACAGCAGAGTACGCTCCAGTTTTCAACGTGATTCTCTTGAAACCAAGTTCTCTCAGCCTTTCTACTTCCCTCAGGAAAGATTCTTTTGAAACAAAACCGAGCCTCGAGTGTCTCTCGAACTCCTTGATCTCACCTATTTTGAAAGCTTCCTGAACTTCAGGAAGTTCAGGATCGGGTAGTACAATGTAACCCCTTCTTTTCAATTCCAAAGCCTCTTCAAGAGATTTTACTTTTATCTCTCCACCGATGCTCTTTGCACCTTGGCCCCACTTGAGTTCTATCGTTTCAATACCGTGTTTGCTTATCACGTATTCGGCTACACCTAGTCTGGTGTCTTCGACGTTCATTTGAATCAGTATCTCGCCGTACTCCCCATCATGATATCTTTTGTATATCTCTATTCTCCTGTCAAGTTCTGGGGATTTCTTTACTTTTCCACCGCTGTCGAGTTCCAGGTCCGGATCAACACCAGCCACATTCTCACCGCAGACAACAGTTATTCCACTGATAGCAGCTCCCACGGCTATGTGTTCCCAGTTCTTTCTGGCGATTTCTGTAGAACCGAGAGCTCCTGTGAAGATGGGGACCTTCATTTTCACTTTAATTTCCCATCCGTACTCGGTAGTCGTATCAACATTCGGAAATATGGCTGTATCCGGCCCTGGTTCCACTCCCTCGGGAAGGCCTTCTGCACCGTGGGCATAGCCAAGAATGTTCAGATGAGAATAATCGACAGGATAATCTTTGACAGCTCCTGCTGTAATTTCACCGAATGGGCCTGGATAGAGTACTTCTCTCCCTCTGAACGATGCAAGCCAGATTTCGCAGCCTCCGGTACAACCATCGATACATCTGGAGCATATTCCAGACATGGGGACAACATCTCTTGAACGGTTGAACGTTCCCGTTGCTTCGTTTGCATTAGGTTTTCTCAGATTTCCCACAGCAATCCCTCCTTCATTGGAATTTATATAATCTGAGTTCGTATAATTAATTATAAAATGATCATAGAACGAGTTAAAATGTTGTAATATTTATCTGAGGTGGTAAGGGCAATGGGAAAGAACATCGTTATATTGATACTCATGATCACGTTTATTTTCGTATTCGGAACAGTGGCCTTTCATCTAACGGAGGGATGGGGTTTTTTCGAATCTTTCTTTTTCACTCTGATCACCGTTTCCACAGTGGGGTACTCTCTTCCAGAAAGCATAACACAGGCGGGAAAGGTGATCTCAGCCATACTGATAGGAGCGGGTGTGACCGTTGTGTTCTATGGCTTCACTGCCGTAACATCTTTCATAGTGGAAGGACATATTGGTGAATACTTTAAAAACAGGAGGATAAAGAGGATGATAGATGAACTGAGCGGTCACTTCATAGTGGTTGGGGCGGGAAGAACCGGCAGGCACACGACTCTTGAGATAATGAAGGCCAAGAAGCCATTTGTTGTGATAGATATGTCCGAAGAAGCGATCAAAAGACTGGAAGACTTTCTCGAGAAAAAATTTCCGTACGTGGTGGGAGATGCAACAGAGGAAGAAGTGCTCATGAAAGCGAGAGTTGAGAGGGCAAGTTCCCTGGTGGTGACACTTCCGGATGATGCGAAAAACACTTTTGTCGTTCTCACGGCAAAATCTTTGAATCCGAATCTCGAAGTTGTCTCCAGAGTCTCTGATATGAAGGCCCTGAGCAAACTCGTTTACGCGGGAGCAGACAAAGTGATCGCCACCTCGGAACTCGCAGGTGTCAGACTGGCCCAGATGGCGCTCAATCCCACTACCATAAGCTTCCTCGACATTCTCTCATTCGGCGAAGAATCTTTCAGAATAGAAGAGGTGATGATCCCTCCTGAAAGCCCCATAGCCGGCAAGACACTCGGCGAGATAAACCTGTCAAAAAGAACCGGTACCATTGTCATAGCGATCAGGCGCGGAGGAGAAGTGATCTTCAATCCAACAGGAGACACGAAGGTATTTCCAGAAGACAGGTTGATGGTTGTGGGGAAAAGTGACCACTTTGAGAAACTCCACAGATTGATGAAGGAGGGATAGGGTGGTAATCGTGTATTCGACGTTCCCAGATGAAAAGAGCGTACTCGAAACCGGAAAGAAACTCCTTGAGAGAGAACTGATCGCCTGTTTTAACACGTTCGAGATCAGATCTGGGTACTGGTGGGAAGGAAAAATCGTTCAGAATAGAGAATGGGCTGTCTTTTTTAAAACAACGAAAGAAAAGAAAAAGGAACTCTCCGAAGAGCTGAGGAAGATCCACCCGTACGAAGTTCCTGCCATTTTCGCTCTGAAGGTTGAAAGCGCGCTTCCAGAGTATCTGGAATGGCTCAGGGAAGTTGTCCTATAACATCAATTGCCTCTTCTATCGTCCACACCTGGTGGACTTCCGTGATCTTTCTGCTGTCCAGGTATTTTCCATCTATCAGAACCTGAGCGATTCTGTCCGTCCATCCACCCGTTCCCCTCAGCAGAATCACGGGTTTCCCCAGCGCGTAGGCACCGAGGATTTCTATTGCCGTTCCTATTTCTCCTCCGATCGAGACAACAACGTCCATATTTCTCAAAAGGATGAAAGACCTCATCTGAGAATCAAGCCCTGTTTTTATGGAAACAGACAGATAAGGGTTCCCTGCTTCTCCATCGGGAAGTATCCCCACCACCGTTCCGCCTGCTTTTCTTGCCCCCTGGGACACCAGTTCCATCACACCGTCTCTTCCACCGTTGAAAATCACAAAACCATTCTCGGCAAGTTTCCTGCCAAGTTCCAGACAAAGCTCTCTGAGATCTGATACAGGAGGCCTGTCGGTTGCTCCGGAATATCCTATCACACCGACTCGCTTCACGATCCAAGGTACACCTCCTTCACAGTTTCATCTTCTAGGACCTCCTCTGGTCTTCCCTCGGCGAGGATCCTTCCCTTGTAGATAACGTATATTCTGTCCGCGATCTCCACAAGTTCATCCACGTTGTGGTCTGTAACCACTACACCGAGGTTCCTCTGCTTCAGTTCGAGGGCCATTTTCTGTATCTCCTTGACGGTCTTTGGATCTATTCCACTGAAGGGCTCGTCGAGAAGCACAAAAGCCGGGTTCAGACACATCATCCTCGCTAGTTCCAATTTTCTCTTTTCACCGCCGGAAAGGAAGTTCGCCGGCTGATTTTCGAGAGGTTTCAGGTGAAATTCGTAGAGGAGCTGTTCGATCTTTTCCTCTCTCTTTTTTTCGTCTTTTTCGAAGAATCGAAGCACAAGTTCTATGTTCTCTCTGACGGTGAGTCCACCAAAAACGGATGACTCCTGCTGAAGATATGTGATGCCAAGCCTTGCTCTTTTGTAGACTGGAAACCTTGTTATATCCAACTCCTTGAAAAAGATCTTCCCGGAAGATGGAACCACCACCCCGAGTATCATGTTGAAGATGGTGGTCTTCCCGGCACCGTTTGGTCCGAGAAGACCAACGACTTCACCCTGGTTGAACTCGAGGTTCACCTGATCAACCACAACCCTCTTTCCAAATTTCTTTTCGAGGTTCACGCACTTCAGACTGTTCGTCATTGCTGATTGATGTAAGCGATCACCTGTTCTGTGATGTCAAAGGTAGGATTCCCGTAGACAACCACCTGTTTGGTGAGAACAAGATCGTATCCCATGACACTTGCATACTCCTGAATCTTCTTGACAACTTCGTTCATGATCTCCTGAATCTTCGGCTGGTACTCCGACTTGAGAAGGTTCTCGTACTCAGCCTTCTTTGCGAGGATTTCCCTCTGCTTTGCCTGTATTTCATTCTGAGGCCTTCCTTCATCCTGCATCTTCTTCAGCTCATCTTCCATCTCCTTGAGTTTGCTCTGGTAGAACGAGTAGTCCCTCCTGTACTTTTCGTTCAGATCTTTCCACTTTTGATAGCTCTCGGTTGCCCTTTCAATGTCCACATAGGCTATCCTGAGTGAGGAATCCGTGGAACTCTGGGAAATGAGGAACGTTGCAAGAAGAACTCCCACCAGGACGAAGGGCAAGAATAGTTTTTTCATGCTTTTTCCTCCTTTCAAAATGTGATTTTTCCTCTGATTCTTTCCAGTGTCTTTTCACCGATACCAGGAATACTCAGAAGATCCTCGGGAGAAGAAAAGGGGCCGTGCTCTTCACGATACTCGATTATAGCCTTTGCCTTCGCCTCTCCAATGTAGGGTAGTGTTTCCAGTTCTTCCAGAGAAGCTGTATTGACGTTCAATTTTGTGACTTCATCTCTGGTGGGTTGTTCAACTCCCTCGACCATTACGTACTCAGAGATCTTCTTTAGCGTCTTTTCGCCAATGCCAGAGACGTTCACCAGTTCCTCCACAGAAGAGAAAGGGCCGTGAGATTCTCTGTACTCAATTATCCGTCTTGCTTTCACAGGACCGATTCCGGGGATAGAAACCAGGTCGTCCACGGATGCGCTGTTCAAATTTATAGGAAAGGATGTGACCTTTTGAGGGGGGATTTCTTCTTCTTTTGGCCTTTTGTCCTGCTCCATTATTCCTAGCATGATGAAGAATACGAGCGCCAGAAGGAGTGCTATCCTCTGGTGTTTTCGCTTGATCTTCAAGGAGAGATCAACCTCCCGGCGTATCCGGGACTACTCACCCCGATCCTCTTCATGATGTCGTTCCAATCGAGCTTTTCGAAGTAGTCCTCTGCCAGTCTGCGGGTGGGAAAGGCTCCCACCACCACGGAATAATAGTTCTTTTCTCTCTTTGTGAAAGCGTAAACGTAAGAGGGGTACCCCGCTACTCTCAGGTCGTAGGCGAGCTCCTTTGAGAGATTTTCTGATACGGTCGTTATCACAAAAACCCCGTAGAGAGACTTCTGGGCAACCTGGGAAAAATCACTGAACTCCCCGAGGAGTACAATGGAATACGTGTCTGTAGACACGGGAGATATCAGGTAAGGAAGGTTCGATCTTCTGATTATTCTCAGGGCGTCATCTTTTTTCACAACAAAGGAGGAAACCGTCTGGTTCTCGGGCACGAAATCGGCCATCTCGTTTCTCAGCTTCTCGTAGTCAAATTCTTCAAATTCCACAAGAAGGGGAGTGGGCGGAGGCGTGACTTCAAGCGGTACCTTCAGCTCTTCGGGAATGTTTACCTCAACGGGCTTTATCTCCACTATCTCTACCTTCACGTTTTTGAGCTGCCATTTTAGATACAGGTTGTAAGATAAGAGAGCTATAACAGCGGAAAATATCACCACTATGAGCCAGAAGAGGAAACGTGATTGTCCCTCAGAGAGGGTTACCCTCGCCATCTCTCACTCCCCCAAATACCTGATCAGAAGCTCCGCCGTCCCCTCCACGTCCTCTGGGGAAACCACCTCACTCGGTGAATGAATGTACCGGGTGGGAATGGATACGGTCACCGCTGGTATGCCTTCTCTCGTTCTCTGATATCCCATGGCGTTCGTTCCCCCAAAGGTCAGCACTTCCATCTGGTACTTTATGTTGAATTTCTCGGCGGTCTCAATTAGTTTTTCGAGGATCTTTCTGTTACTTATAGAAGTCCTGTCCTTCACCTTCAGAGCAGGCCCTCCAGACAGCTTCATAGCGTGCCTCTTTATCGCTCTTGGGGTGTCTGCAGAGTCGGTCACATCTATGACTATGGCTTCGCCTGCAGGAATATTGTATCCCGCAACAGAGGCACCCACGATTCCATTCTCTTCCTGGATACTGAACACACCATACAGGGTGACAGACGGTTTGATCCTCTTGAAAACCTCCACGATCACAGCACAACCCACCCTGTCATCCATTGCTTTCGAAACGTACTTTCCCGATAGCTCCGTAAATCCACTGTCGTAAACTCCGAAACTACCTATCGGACAGATCTTCTCTGCTTCTTCACGGGACTTTGCTCCAACATCCACGAACAGCTTGTCGAAGGAGAGTTTTTTCACGTTTTCTTGCCTTTCATCGAGTGTCTCTCCCTCTATCCCAACAACACCAACGACACCGTTTTCAAAGCGGATCCTTTTTCCAAGGAGCATGTAAGGAGAGAGCCCACCCACAGGTTCTATCATTAAAAAGCCCTTCTCGTCCATGTTCGTAACGGCCACTCCTATTTCGTCGATGTGCGCGTCCAGGATTACCTTTTTCTCCCCTGATCCCTTCCAGACGATGAGGTTTCCAAGGCCATCTTCTCTGTAACCATCTATGTACCCTTCGAGCTCTTCCAGCAGGATTTTCTTCACCTCTTCTTCTCGTCCACTGGGGCCAAACGCCTCTGTTAACCTTTTGATCAGATCCTTCATCAAATCACCTCCACGATCTTTCCCTCTTCGATGACGGCTTTCACGAGTTTCAGAGTGTTTCTGTAATCGTTCAGATCCAGAACAGAGTTTGGACTGTGGATATACCTTGCTGGAATGGACACAACCCCGGCTGGAACACCATAGGCTGTCCTCGCGTAGCGAGCAGCGTCTGTTCCTCCGGCTGTCCTCCTCTTCATCTGGAAAGGAATTCCCATTCCCTTCGCCGTGTTAACAATAACCTGGAGGATTTTTCTCGGTATCACGTAACCTCTGTGGTAGAAAGTGATTGCGGGGCCATCACCGAGATGGGTCGCCCATTTCCGTTCTTCTAGCTCCGGGTTGTCTCCAGCTGTTGTCGTCTCCACAACCAGAGCGCAGCTTGGTTCTATCTGTTCCACTACCACGGCACTCCCACGAAGTCCTGTTTCTTCTTGAACCGTGAAGACAAAATAGGTGTCGTAGGCAGGAGCAACTCCTTCTTCAAGAATGTCTATGAGAAGAGAGCAACCCGCTCTGTCATCGAAGGCCTTACCCGTTGCTCTCCCGTTTCCTTCCATGTACTCACTCACAAAAGAAACGCAGTCCCCCACGGAAACGTGTTTTTCCGCTTCTTCCTTCGAGGAGAATCCAAAATCGATCCTCAGGTCCTCGAATTTGGGGGGCGTCTTTGCTTCTTTATCTTGAAGGTGCACAGGCTTGTAACCTATAATTCCCTTCAGATCCTTCGCCTGAACGACCTTTCCCGGAAGGATCCGGGGATCCACCCCGCCGATGGGTAAAAACGCTACCTTTCCATCTTTGTCTATTTTACACACAATCAAGCCCACTTCGTCCATGTGGGCAGAAACAAGAAGCTTTTTGGAGGAACTTTTCCCCTTCTTGAGAGTAATGAGGTTTCCCATTTTATCAACGAGGAGATCGTCCACGAAGTTTTCTATTTTCGACTTTATGAACTCCCTGACTCTTTCTTCATCACCGGAGACACCGGTCATGGTGGAAAGATCTCTAAGATACATCTCCTACACCTCCAGTTCAACGGCAATGATGGACA contains:
- a CDS encoding M42 family metallopeptidase, producing MYLRDLSTMTGVSGDEERVREFIKSKIENFVDDLLVDKMGNLITLKKGKSSSKKLLVSAHMDEVGLIVCKIDKDGKVAFLPIGGVDPRILPGKVVQAKDLKGIIGYKPVHLQDKEAKTPPKFEDLRIDFGFSSKEEAEKHVSVGDCVSFVSEYMEGNGRATGKAFDDRAGCSLLIDILEEGVAPAYDTYFVFTVQEETGLRGSAVVVEQIEPSCALVVETTTAGDNPELEERKWATHLGDGPAITFYHRGYVIPRKILQVIVNTAKGMGIPFQMKRRTAGGTDAARYARTAYGVPAGVVSIPARYIHSPNSVLDLNDYRNTLKLVKAVIEEGKIVEVI